The Lonchura striata isolate bLonStr1 chromosome 6, bLonStr1.mat, whole genome shotgun sequence nucleotide sequence AGATCACTAAGTCAGAAGATGGTATTTGGAGGttaactttttaaataaaattagaagTTATTTAAATAACTAGTTTTCTGAGAGTCTAAGCAATGGATGAATAAATTGGTGAGgtgtttttgctgctgctgaaactgTAGGAGCATTGTTTAAAAGTTGGTTTCAGGCTTtaagtaaattatttaaaaataaaaattacaagatTTGCCAGAAGACTTGTCTCTGGGTAGAGTAAGAttattttctgaatgttttcCACTATATTTTTGTACTGCTAAATTGCTTAGATGTTTGTGTCCTAGGCAGAGATGAAATTCTTATTACAAAACAAAGTGGTCCTGATATGGCCACTCTTAAAAAAGAGCCAGAAAGGCTGTGTTCTGCAGTTTGAGGAGGTTATCCACACCATTGCTAAAAAAGGttttccctcccttcttccATAAGGCTTTTGGACTCTATAAAGGTATTGGGTCACCAATGATGGGACTCACGTTCATTAACGCGGTGGTGTTCGGAGTGCAAGGAAACACCCTCCGTGCTCTGGGCAAAGACACTCCTCTGAACCAGTTCCTGGCAGGGTCAGCAGCAGGGGCCATCCAGTGCATCATCTGCTGTCCCATGGAGCTGGCAAAGACAAGGATGCAGCTTCAAGGAACAGGCGAATATAAACTAAAAACGAAGAACTACAAAAATTCTCTGGACTGTTTGATCAAAATCTATCAAAAGGAAGGGCTGAGGGGTATCAACAGGGGCATGGTTTCTACCTTCATAAGAGAAACTCCGAGCTTTGGCTTTTACTTCCTGACCTATGACTGCATGACTCGGTATTTAGGCTGTGAGGCTGAAGACAGTTACGTTATTCCCAAGCTGCTGTTTTCTGGAGGGATGTCGGGCATCGTGTCGTGGCTCTCCACCTACCCCATGGACGTGGTCAAGTCGCGGCTCCAGGCCGACGGCGTGGGCGGCGTCGCGCAGTACAGCGGCATCCTGGACTGCGCCCGCAAGAGCTACCACGAGGAGGGCTGGAGGGTGTTCACAAGAGGCCTCACCTCCACGCTTCTCCGTGCTTTTCCCGTCAATGCGGCTACATTTGCTACTGTCACTGTGTTCCTAATGTACATGAGATCAGAAGACAACCTTCCTGAATGTGAACCAGGTCCTGTAATCCATCAGCCTTCCAGCTTGTGAACCTTCTCTCTTTGTTCTCCTCATCCAAAGCCCAGCTGGTTGGGTTCTGTGAGACATGAACACTCGACTCACACAGGTAGTGTAGATTTATGCTATCTGTATAAAGAATTCCTAAATGCATCAAATTAGGATTTAATCTCACTACTTGTATAAACAGCATCCTGCCTTATTCAGGACTCTGTATCCAGTAGTATTCAAGAGGGGGACCTGCCTTTAGAAAGCTGCTGTTCTAGGGCTCCAGAAGAGGCTCTGGAGAGTGTTCTAGCGCCAGAAATCGAATTTCCTTACACTCAGGTTCTGAATGACTGAGTTGACTTTAatgcagaaatgttttcatgGAAGAAATATTCATTTTGTATGTGACAGGAGTAAGTGTACTCCTGTAAGGTGAAGAAGGGGGAAGAAGTTTAATGGTGGAGGTGTTTTGCTGGTAACCCTGAACTGTAAAGACATGGACTAGCATTCAGCTAGTCCTGTGTTTTagttctcctttgcttttataTGTCAATGGTTGTAGTAGCAACTTTGTTCATACTGAtttgtaaaaaacaaacaaaaaatttgtACCTAAGTTAATCCCTGACCTTTCAGCTTTGAATAAATATCTTGAGCACAAAGTTGCATCTGCACTCAAATGCACTTGATCCTTAAATCTCAAGGCTTGTAAGGATTTAGGGAAACTCAAATCTAGTGAGACTGATGTTATTTTCCCTCACCTCTTTCTCATTTGGTGGGTGCACAGATTGCATTGAGTAGTTCAGTCCTGTGGACTTTGTTCTCTGAAGTTAATGCAGCATTGCACCACTTCTCCCAATATGCCCCATGGCAGCCAGTGATGTACAGAAGTCAAAGTCCTGCCTGTGGTATTGCACAAAATGTTTGTGGGTGCAATATTAGCTTAGCAGCTTGAAGTATCTTAAAAATATGTACATATTTAGGACTGGAGTTTCGTACCTTTCCAGAAAATAGGGGTGTAATTAATTGTCTGAAATGGTTGCTGTTCAATACATTTGCATTATGAATTTAAACAATACTGATTTTTATGTGTTTAGTTACAGTGCTACTGGAAAGAAGACTGAAAAGGGTTTAGAGAGTTTTCTTGTTTCATTAATCTGATGTAATTTTTACTTACCAATCTATTCAAAAAGAATTGAATTAGCCAAAGAGCTACAAATAGTTATTTAAGATTTGAGCTAAAAGCTACACATATTGGGCACAAATAGCCAGAAGGAAGGACTGTATGTATGTGAGCAATGTTTTAAAACATATCAAACTAGTTCAGTAAGTACAACTTGTTACACTTTTGGTTGGGACAAGTGCAATATGTGTTTAATATATATGACTTTTCTAAAGAAGCATATAATGCTATTTCATAGCATTTTGCACTGCAACAAAATATGCTGGAGAAACCTGTAAAATTGGTATGTCTTTTTATACCTTGAAGGTATGGTGGATGTTTTAGTGCCTACTTGCACTGAGATTCAAACTGAATGTTAAATCTGTCTACTAAGCTGCATATGCACAACAAATCACATCAAAGACCATTTACACCTTTGTACAGGAGTACGTCAATTCTTGTGTATATAttgaggaaataaattttttaaaaattttgcctTTGGttctttgaagtttttttttttgtttgtttgttttactcgGATGTTCCTTTGTGTTAACTCAAGCTTGCACGAGGCTGGGGATTCTggtctttgccagggaaaactTGCTCTGTATCTGCCTGGTGTGCAGGGCCTTGCTCTGACTTAAGCCCCaccaaagaaggaaaattgcCTGATCTCAGTTCCTTAAATGGACCTTTCCCCTACTAAAATAACAATCCTACTTTTAAAGCCAAAGAGCTGTCTCTATGCTTAGATGCTTCCTATTCTGCATTTATTTGGTTTAATCTGCACTGAGGCACAGCTGGGGAAGACAAGGTTTGAGTCCCTGCAGGGTCACATCCAATTTAAGTAGCAGGTGTCCATTACCTCTCTGGCCAACATGTTCCAGCACCTCACCACTCTCCCAGTAAGGAATCTTAGTCCCTAACACCTAATCTCGACCTACTCTCAGTTTGAAACTGTTGCGCCTTATAACTCCAcacccttgtaaaaagtccttctCCACATTCCCAGTAAatcccctttaggtactggaaggtgtccccagagccttctcctctctaggctgaacagcccaattctctcagcctgtcttcaaaggagaggtgctccagccctctgatcattttTGTATCcttcctctggactcactccagtaGGTTCGTGTCCTCTTCTTCAGGGGTTATTTCAGGTAGTGGCTCCACTAATTGATCTTCTTGAAGGGCAGACACACGTGGCTGACACAAACCCTGCCAAGTGTCAGTTCCTGGCTCAGAAAACAGCAAGGCCACCCCCTCTCCACCTGACCATGGCCAGGGTCAGTTCCAGTCAAGTACCTTTTGTTCTCTCTGCAGGAACAACAACTATGTTCAACATTGAACTATGGAGCAGAAACAAATAGCTGGAATAAGCAAATGGTGTCTCCTTAGAAGACTAATAtcattaaaatggaaaagggcTATACAATGTTTTACTTGCAGTGCTTACTAAAATGTTCTTTCCAGAAATTCATCCATCTAGAACTTAAATAATCAGTAGCAGACACTGGATGTTACTCAACAAGCCTGAGATGAGGCTAAAGTCAGCTTTCAGCCTAGTCTGATGCCACCTGCTTGAAATCTGTGTGACTTCTAAGTATTAAATCAAGCTAGACAATAGCCCCAGCCTTTTAAATCATGATACAGTTCTTTCCTGATAGATTTTTGAGATGTGAGCCAATTCAGACAGAACTACCTCCTGCCTTCCCAGATCCTCGTTTCCACACCATtatcaaaaaaatcccaaataactGAAGGGATTAAGAAGgtaaaaatcactgaaaatgaAGTTCATTATCAAGTCCCTCTGCCCTGTTTTTTCTTAAACTAGATGAGTGATGCAACTTTTAAAAGTTACAGCCACAAAAATGTCCTATtaggaaaagaggggaaaaaagtaccCATGCATACTACTTCTTGACTAAGTTACTGTATAAAGAACAACTAGTGTGAAATTTATTTATCAGCTCTGTAACATGACAAGTTTtttgtcctctctgccttgtCTTTCTCTCCATATCTGCAGTGAAAGGACAAGGGGTAAAGGCCTTTAgctgaaagagggcaggttgAGATTGGTTATCagtaaaaaattcttcactgtgagggtactgaggtcctggcacaggttgcccagagaagctgtgggtgccccacccctggaagtgtccatggaagtgtccaaggccaggctggatggaggtctgagcaacctggtctagtgaaaagCGTCCCTGACCATAACAGGAGGtgttggaattagatgatctttatggttccttccagcccaaacctaGGATTCTATGAAAAAGTTTTTCATACAGTTCAGGTAAAGGGGTAGCAATACATACAAGGGATGAAAACTTGTCCATTGTAggtgcagcactggcagcataCTGGGGAAAAGACTAAGAcacaaatgcaaagaaaaaaggtgtttgttcttttaaattaaatgtatttattattatgCTGGACAACAGGTATTAACAGTTTTAATGTTAGCTGCTGATAGCCTGACTTTTAATCCATGGATAAAGATCAATTTAAAACCTAGAAGTGTGCCAAACACCATTAGATTGGCAAAATGTACAGTTAAACCCATCCTCTGCCACAAAAACAGGCAGAGAAAATAGAAGCTTACCCAAGCCAACACTCTCTATCAAACACCACATCCATGGAGACAGATGAAGGCTCTTGGGGACTCTGGAAAGCACAGCAAGAGatcagggaagcagagaacTTGCTGGGCCAAACCTAAGGGAGACAGCCCTTGATATCAAGGGGAAGCTAACTGTTGCTTTCCAAGTTCAGGAATTTATGTGTGTCCAGGGGAG carries:
- the SLC25A29 gene encoding mitochondrial basic amino acids transporter isoform X1; the encoded protein is MALDFLAGCVGGAAGVLVGHPFDTVKVRLQVQNAEKPLYRGTFHCFQSIIKQESAFGLYKGIGSPMMGLTFINAVVFGVQGNTLRALGKDTPLNQFLAGSAAGAIQCIICCPMELAKTRMQLQGTGEYKLKTKNYKNSLDCLIKIYQKEGLRGINRGMVSTFIRETPSFGFYFLTYDCMTRYLGCEAEDSYVIPKLLFSGGMSGIVSWLSTYPMDVVKSRLQADGVGGVAQYSGILDCARKSYHEEGWRVFTRGLTSTLLRAFPVNAATFATVTVFLMYMRSEDNLPECEPGPVIHQPSSL
- the SLC25A29 gene encoding mitochondrial basic amino acids transporter isoform X2, which encodes MMGLTFINAVVFGVQGNTLRALGKDTPLNQFLAGSAAGAIQCIICCPMELAKTRMQLQGTGEYKLKTKNYKNSLDCLIKIYQKEGLRGINRGMVSTFIRETPSFGFYFLTYDCMTRYLGCEAEDSYVIPKLLFSGGMSGIVSWLSTYPMDVVKSRLQADGVGGVAQYSGILDCARKSYHEEGWRVFTRGLTSTLLRAFPVNAATFATVTVFLMYMRSEDNLPECEPGPVIHQPSSL